In Anguilla rostrata isolate EN2019 chromosome 1, ASM1855537v3, whole genome shotgun sequence, a genomic segment contains:
- the LOC135237514 gene encoding myelin-associated glycoprotein-like isoform X3, protein MWCLQLLLPLLMIIKDVSSQWNVWMPRDISTMTNSCVVIPCTFMYPSGVRPYRGVHGIWYFGQPYPQFFPPVVFKSRTDIVHESYKGRTRLLGDLAQRNCTLRIGSVGTEHAGRYYFRADLGGANIFTYPDFSELKVLDQPNIDVPEEIVSNANLELTCYAPDNCPDVSPEITWLHAEYLPDPQFSSDYLEESNTAVLSSTLAFVPRPMHNGMMLGCRVHFPNTTFAYERLITLDVKYPPRSVWVNVTQEVMEESSVTLFCEVDSNPVPRVSWFFEGEVLLTETALNATLVLEGLDPSQEGLYTCMGDNGYGTMNSSMYLAVKFPPREPWVNSSQTVLEGSSLSLYCSTQGNPPPTLTWLKDGVLVGTITAEEVSVLELEDLTPQSDGVYRCLAENEHGRASSSLNVTVEFAPVLLEESKCTVVREGVQCVCIASGNPEPTVEFHLPDLNLTVNESERRFSFYAHTDGHTTTGMIKLREKAHQGGDGGAGVNVHCSVSNVYGSDTVRLELQQEKKYMMAVIVGTIGGVAVIAFIIAAVRYVGRNNKKENGNPGQLENPSLFYSAVKKDKQSLRKKVGEDGDYQPVSAMAALERQELNYAALEFMGVRPRDGASAQGDDGSDYTEIKAK, encoded by the exons ATGTGGTGCCTTCAGCTGCTGTTGCCCTTGTTGATGATCATTAAAG acgtcAGTTCCCAGTGGAACGTCTGGATGCCGCGGGACATCTCGACCATGACCAACTCCTGCGTGGTCATCCCGTGCACCTTCATGTACCCCTCGGGCGTGCGGCCCTACCGGGGCGTGCACGGCATCTGGTACTTCGGCCAGCCGTACCCGCAGTTCTTCCCGCCGGTGGTCTTCAAGTCGCGCACGGACATCGTGCACGAGAGCTACAAGGGCCGCACGCGGCTGCTGGGCGACCTGGCGCAGCGCAACTGCACGCTGCGCATCGGCAGCGTGGGCACCGAGCACGCCGGCCGCTACTACTTCCGCGCCGACCTCGGCGGCGCCAACATCTTCACCTACCCGGACTTCTCCGAGCTCAAGGTGCTCG ACCAGCCCAACATCGACGTCCCCGAGGAGATCGTGAGCAACGCGAACCTGGAGCTCACGTGCTACGCGCCGGACAACTGCCCGGACGTGAGCCCCGAGATCACCTGGCTGCACGCGGAGTACCTGCCCGACCCGCAGTTCAGCTCCGACTACCTGGAGGAGAGCAACACGGCGGTGCTGTCCAGCACGCTGGCCTTCGTCCCCCGGCCCATGCACAACGGGATGATGCTGGGCTGCAGGGTGCACTTCCCCAACACCACCTTCGCCTACGAGAGGCTCATCACCCTCGACGTCAAGt acCCCCCTCGCTCGGTGTGGGTGAACGTGACCCAGGAGGTCATGGAGGAGAGCTCGGTGACCCTGTTCTGCGAGGTGGACAGCAACCCCGTCCCGCGTGTCAGCTGGTTTTTCGAGGGGGAGGTGCTGCTGACTGAAACGGCCCTCAACGCCAcgctggtcctggagggcctggACCCGTCCCAAGAGGGCCTGTACACCTGCATGGGGGACAATGGATACGGCACCATGAACAGCTCCATGTACCTAGCTGTCAAGT ttcCTCCTCGGGAGCCCTGGGTGAACAGCTCTCAGACGGTGCTGGAGGgctcctccctgtctctgtaCTGCTCAACGcagggtaaccccccccccacgctcacCTGGCTGAAGGACGGCGTGCTGGTGGGGACCATCACGGCGGAGGAGGTGTCggtgctggagctggaggaccTGACGCCCCAGAGCGACGGGGTGTACCGCTGCCTAGCGGAGAACGAGCACGGGCGAGCCAGCAGCTCGCTCAACGTCACCGTCGAGT tcgcTCCGGTCTTGCTGGAGGAGTCCAAGTGCACggtggtgagggagggggtcCAGTGCGTCTGCATCGCCTCGGGCAACCCCGAGCCCACGGTGGAGTTCCACCTGCCCGACCTCAACCTCACCGTCAACGAGTCGGAGAGGCGCTTCAGCTTCTACGCGCACACGGACGGCCACACCACCACCGGCATGATCAAGCTCCGGGAAAAGGCCCACCAGGGCGGCGACGGAGGGGCCGGGGTCAACGTGCACTGCAGCGTCAGCAACGTGTACGGCTCCGACACCGTGCgcctggagctgcagcaggaga AGAAGTACATGATGGCGGTAATCGTGGGCACCATTGGTGGAGTGGCGGTGATCGCTTTCATCATCGCAGCCGTGAGATACGTGGGCCGTAACAACAAGAA agagaaTGGAAACCCGGGGCAGCTGGAGAACCCCTCCCTGTTCTACAGTGCAGTCAAGAAGGACAAACAGAGTCTGAGGAAGAAAGTG ggagaaGACGGCGACTACCAGCCGGTGAGTGCCATGGCGGCGCTGGAGAGGCAGGAGCTGAACTACGCCGCCCTGGAGTTCATGGGGGTGCGGCCGCGGGACGGGGCGTCAGCGCAGGGGGACGACGGCAGCGACTACACCGAGATCAAGGCCAAATGA
- the LOC135237514 gene encoding myelin-associated glycoprotein-like isoform X2 codes for MWCLQLLLPLLMIIKDVSSQWNVWMPRDISTMTNSCVVIPCTFMYPSGVRPYRGVHGIWYFGQPYPQFFPPVVFKSRTDIVHESYKGRTRLLGDLAQRNCTLRIGSVGTEHAGRYYFRADLGGANIFTYPDFSELKVLDQPNIDVPEEIVSNANLELTCYAPDNCPDVSPEITWLHAEYLPDPQFSSDYLEESNTAVLSSTLAFVPRPMHNGMMLGCRVHFPNTTFAYERLITLDVKYPPRSVWVNVTQEVMEESSVTLFCEVDSNPVPRVSWFFEGEVLLTETALNATLVLEGLDPSQEGLYTCMGDNGYGTMNSSMYLAVKFPPREPWVNSSQTVLEGSSLSLYCSTQGNPPPTLTWLKDGVLVGTITAEEVSVLELEDLTPQSDGVYRCLAENEHGRASSSLNVTVEFAPVLLEESKCTVVREGVQCVCIASGNPEPTVEFHLPDLNLTVNESERRFSFYAHTDGHTTTGMIKLREKAHQGGDGGAGVNVHCSVSNVYGSDTVRLELQQEKKYMMAVIVGTIGGVAVIAFIIAAVRYVGRNNKKENGNPGQLENPSLFYSAVKKDKQSLRKKVTELLGSKFSSILEESSTGEDGDYQPVSAMAALERQELNYAALEFMGVRPRDGASAQGDDGSDYTEIKAK; via the exons ATGTGGTGCCTTCAGCTGCTGTTGCCCTTGTTGATGATCATTAAAG acgtcAGTTCCCAGTGGAACGTCTGGATGCCGCGGGACATCTCGACCATGACCAACTCCTGCGTGGTCATCCCGTGCACCTTCATGTACCCCTCGGGCGTGCGGCCCTACCGGGGCGTGCACGGCATCTGGTACTTCGGCCAGCCGTACCCGCAGTTCTTCCCGCCGGTGGTCTTCAAGTCGCGCACGGACATCGTGCACGAGAGCTACAAGGGCCGCACGCGGCTGCTGGGCGACCTGGCGCAGCGCAACTGCACGCTGCGCATCGGCAGCGTGGGCACCGAGCACGCCGGCCGCTACTACTTCCGCGCCGACCTCGGCGGCGCCAACATCTTCACCTACCCGGACTTCTCCGAGCTCAAGGTGCTCG ACCAGCCCAACATCGACGTCCCCGAGGAGATCGTGAGCAACGCGAACCTGGAGCTCACGTGCTACGCGCCGGACAACTGCCCGGACGTGAGCCCCGAGATCACCTGGCTGCACGCGGAGTACCTGCCCGACCCGCAGTTCAGCTCCGACTACCTGGAGGAGAGCAACACGGCGGTGCTGTCCAGCACGCTGGCCTTCGTCCCCCGGCCCATGCACAACGGGATGATGCTGGGCTGCAGGGTGCACTTCCCCAACACCACCTTCGCCTACGAGAGGCTCATCACCCTCGACGTCAAGt acCCCCCTCGCTCGGTGTGGGTGAACGTGACCCAGGAGGTCATGGAGGAGAGCTCGGTGACCCTGTTCTGCGAGGTGGACAGCAACCCCGTCCCGCGTGTCAGCTGGTTTTTCGAGGGGGAGGTGCTGCTGACTGAAACGGCCCTCAACGCCAcgctggtcctggagggcctggACCCGTCCCAAGAGGGCCTGTACACCTGCATGGGGGACAATGGATACGGCACCATGAACAGCTCCATGTACCTAGCTGTCAAGT ttcCTCCTCGGGAGCCCTGGGTGAACAGCTCTCAGACGGTGCTGGAGGgctcctccctgtctctgtaCTGCTCAACGcagggtaaccccccccccacgctcacCTGGCTGAAGGACGGCGTGCTGGTGGGGACCATCACGGCGGAGGAGGTGTCggtgctggagctggaggaccTGACGCCCCAGAGCGACGGGGTGTACCGCTGCCTAGCGGAGAACGAGCACGGGCGAGCCAGCAGCTCGCTCAACGTCACCGTCGAGT tcgcTCCGGTCTTGCTGGAGGAGTCCAAGTGCACggtggtgagggagggggtcCAGTGCGTCTGCATCGCCTCGGGCAACCCCGAGCCCACGGTGGAGTTCCACCTGCCCGACCTCAACCTCACCGTCAACGAGTCGGAGAGGCGCTTCAGCTTCTACGCGCACACGGACGGCCACACCACCACCGGCATGATCAAGCTCCGGGAAAAGGCCCACCAGGGCGGCGACGGAGGGGCCGGGGTCAACGTGCACTGCAGCGTCAGCAACGTGTACGGCTCCGACACCGTGCgcctggagctgcagcaggaga AGAAGTACATGATGGCGGTAATCGTGGGCACCATTGGTGGAGTGGCGGTGATCGCTTTCATCATCGCAGCCGTGAGATACGTGGGCCGTAACAACAAGAA agagaaTGGAAACCCGGGGCAGCTGGAGAACCCCTCCCTGTTCTACAGTGCAGTCAAGAAGGACAAACAGAGTCTGAGGAAGAAAGTG ACCGAGCTTTTGGGGTCAAAGTTTAGCTCGATCCTAGAGGAGAGCTCCACG ggagaaGACGGCGACTACCAGCCGGTGAGTGCCATGGCGGCGCTGGAGAGGCAGGAGCTGAACTACGCCGCCCTGGAGTTCATGGGGGTGCGGCCGCGGGACGGGGCGTCAGCGCAGGGGGACGACGGCAGCGACTACACCGAGATCAAGGCCAAATGA
- the LOC135237514 gene encoding myelin-associated glycoprotein-like isoform X1 gives MWCLQLLLPLLMIIKDVSSQWNVWMPRDISTMTNSCVVIPCTFMYPSGVRPYRGVHGIWYFGQPYPQFFPPVVFKSRTDIVHESYKGRTRLLGDLAQRNCTLRIGSVGTEHAGRYYFRADLGGANIFTYPDFSELKVLDQPNIDVPEEIVSNANLELTCYAPDNCPDVSPEITWLHAEYLPDPQFSSDYLEESNTAVLSSTLAFVPRPMHNGMMLGCRVHFPNTTFAYERLITLDVKYPPRSVWVNVTQEVMEESSVTLFCEVDSNPVPRVSWFFEGEVLLTETALNATLVLEGLDPSQEGLYTCMGDNGYGTMNSSMYLAVKFPPREPWVNSSQTVLEGSSLSLYCSTQGNPPPTLTWLKDGVLVGTITAEEVSVLELEDLTPQSDGVYRCLAENEHGRASSSLNVTVEFAPVLLEESKCTVVREGVQCVCIASGNPEPTVEFHLPDLNLTVNESERRFSFYAHTDGHTTTGMIKLREKAHQGGDGGAGVNVHCSVSNVYGSDTVRLELQQEKKYMMAVIVGTIGGVAVIAFIIAAVRYVGRNNKKENGNPGQLENPSLFYSAVKKDKQSLRKKVLKTELLGSKFSSILEESSTGEDGDYQPVSAMAALERQELNYAALEFMGVRPRDGASAQGDDGSDYTEIKAK, from the exons ATGTGGTGCCTTCAGCTGCTGTTGCCCTTGTTGATGATCATTAAAG acgtcAGTTCCCAGTGGAACGTCTGGATGCCGCGGGACATCTCGACCATGACCAACTCCTGCGTGGTCATCCCGTGCACCTTCATGTACCCCTCGGGCGTGCGGCCCTACCGGGGCGTGCACGGCATCTGGTACTTCGGCCAGCCGTACCCGCAGTTCTTCCCGCCGGTGGTCTTCAAGTCGCGCACGGACATCGTGCACGAGAGCTACAAGGGCCGCACGCGGCTGCTGGGCGACCTGGCGCAGCGCAACTGCACGCTGCGCATCGGCAGCGTGGGCACCGAGCACGCCGGCCGCTACTACTTCCGCGCCGACCTCGGCGGCGCCAACATCTTCACCTACCCGGACTTCTCCGAGCTCAAGGTGCTCG ACCAGCCCAACATCGACGTCCCCGAGGAGATCGTGAGCAACGCGAACCTGGAGCTCACGTGCTACGCGCCGGACAACTGCCCGGACGTGAGCCCCGAGATCACCTGGCTGCACGCGGAGTACCTGCCCGACCCGCAGTTCAGCTCCGACTACCTGGAGGAGAGCAACACGGCGGTGCTGTCCAGCACGCTGGCCTTCGTCCCCCGGCCCATGCACAACGGGATGATGCTGGGCTGCAGGGTGCACTTCCCCAACACCACCTTCGCCTACGAGAGGCTCATCACCCTCGACGTCAAGt acCCCCCTCGCTCGGTGTGGGTGAACGTGACCCAGGAGGTCATGGAGGAGAGCTCGGTGACCCTGTTCTGCGAGGTGGACAGCAACCCCGTCCCGCGTGTCAGCTGGTTTTTCGAGGGGGAGGTGCTGCTGACTGAAACGGCCCTCAACGCCAcgctggtcctggagggcctggACCCGTCCCAAGAGGGCCTGTACACCTGCATGGGGGACAATGGATACGGCACCATGAACAGCTCCATGTACCTAGCTGTCAAGT ttcCTCCTCGGGAGCCCTGGGTGAACAGCTCTCAGACGGTGCTGGAGGgctcctccctgtctctgtaCTGCTCAACGcagggtaaccccccccccacgctcacCTGGCTGAAGGACGGCGTGCTGGTGGGGACCATCACGGCGGAGGAGGTGTCggtgctggagctggaggaccTGACGCCCCAGAGCGACGGGGTGTACCGCTGCCTAGCGGAGAACGAGCACGGGCGAGCCAGCAGCTCGCTCAACGTCACCGTCGAGT tcgcTCCGGTCTTGCTGGAGGAGTCCAAGTGCACggtggtgagggagggggtcCAGTGCGTCTGCATCGCCTCGGGCAACCCCGAGCCCACGGTGGAGTTCCACCTGCCCGACCTCAACCTCACCGTCAACGAGTCGGAGAGGCGCTTCAGCTTCTACGCGCACACGGACGGCCACACCACCACCGGCATGATCAAGCTCCGGGAAAAGGCCCACCAGGGCGGCGACGGAGGGGCCGGGGTCAACGTGCACTGCAGCGTCAGCAACGTGTACGGCTCCGACACCGTGCgcctggagctgcagcaggaga AGAAGTACATGATGGCGGTAATCGTGGGCACCATTGGTGGAGTGGCGGTGATCGCTTTCATCATCGCAGCCGTGAGATACGTGGGCCGTAACAACAAGAA agagaaTGGAAACCCGGGGCAGCTGGAGAACCCCTCCCTGTTCTACAGTGCAGTCAAGAAGGACAAACAGAGTCTGAGGAAGAAAGTG CTAAAGACCGAGCTTTTGGGGTCAAAGTTTAGCTCGATCCTAGAGGAGAGCTCCACG ggagaaGACGGCGACTACCAGCCGGTGAGTGCCATGGCGGCGCTGGAGAGGCAGGAGCTGAACTACGCCGCCCTGGAGTTCATGGGGGTGCGGCCGCGGGACGGGGCGTCAGCGCAGGGGGACGACGGCAGCGACTACACCGAGATCAAGGCCAAATGA
- the LOC135237514 gene encoding myelin-associated glycoprotein-like isoform X4: MWCLQLLLPLLMIIKDVSSQWNVWMPRDISTMTNSCVVIPCTFMYPSGVRPYRGVHGIWYFGQPYPQFFPPVVFKSRTDIVHESYKGRTRLLGDLAQRNCTLRIGSVGTEHAGRYYFRADLGGANIFTYPDFSELKVLDQPNIDVPEEIVSNANLELTCYAPDNCPDVSPEITWLHAEYLPDPQFSSDYLEESNTAVLSSTLAFVPRPMHNGMMLGCRVHFPNTTFAYERLITLDVKYPPRSVWVNVTQEVMEESSVTLFCEVDSNPVPRVSWFFEGEVLLTETALNATLVLEGLDPSQEGLYTCMGDNGYGTMNSSMYLAVKFPPREPWVNSSQTVLEGSSLSLYCSTQGNPPPTLTWLKDGVLVGTITAEEVSVLELEDLTPQSDGVYRCLAENEHGRASSSLNVTVEFAPVLLEESKCTVVREGVQCVCIASGNPEPTVEFHLPDLNLTVNESERRFSFYAHTDGHTTTGMIKLREKAHQGGDGGAGVNVHCSVSNVYGSDTVRLELQQEKKYMMAVIVGTIGGVAVIAFIIAAVRYVGRNNKKEKTATTSR; encoded by the exons ATGTGGTGCCTTCAGCTGCTGTTGCCCTTGTTGATGATCATTAAAG acgtcAGTTCCCAGTGGAACGTCTGGATGCCGCGGGACATCTCGACCATGACCAACTCCTGCGTGGTCATCCCGTGCACCTTCATGTACCCCTCGGGCGTGCGGCCCTACCGGGGCGTGCACGGCATCTGGTACTTCGGCCAGCCGTACCCGCAGTTCTTCCCGCCGGTGGTCTTCAAGTCGCGCACGGACATCGTGCACGAGAGCTACAAGGGCCGCACGCGGCTGCTGGGCGACCTGGCGCAGCGCAACTGCACGCTGCGCATCGGCAGCGTGGGCACCGAGCACGCCGGCCGCTACTACTTCCGCGCCGACCTCGGCGGCGCCAACATCTTCACCTACCCGGACTTCTCCGAGCTCAAGGTGCTCG ACCAGCCCAACATCGACGTCCCCGAGGAGATCGTGAGCAACGCGAACCTGGAGCTCACGTGCTACGCGCCGGACAACTGCCCGGACGTGAGCCCCGAGATCACCTGGCTGCACGCGGAGTACCTGCCCGACCCGCAGTTCAGCTCCGACTACCTGGAGGAGAGCAACACGGCGGTGCTGTCCAGCACGCTGGCCTTCGTCCCCCGGCCCATGCACAACGGGATGATGCTGGGCTGCAGGGTGCACTTCCCCAACACCACCTTCGCCTACGAGAGGCTCATCACCCTCGACGTCAAGt acCCCCCTCGCTCGGTGTGGGTGAACGTGACCCAGGAGGTCATGGAGGAGAGCTCGGTGACCCTGTTCTGCGAGGTGGACAGCAACCCCGTCCCGCGTGTCAGCTGGTTTTTCGAGGGGGAGGTGCTGCTGACTGAAACGGCCCTCAACGCCAcgctggtcctggagggcctggACCCGTCCCAAGAGGGCCTGTACACCTGCATGGGGGACAATGGATACGGCACCATGAACAGCTCCATGTACCTAGCTGTCAAGT ttcCTCCTCGGGAGCCCTGGGTGAACAGCTCTCAGACGGTGCTGGAGGgctcctccctgtctctgtaCTGCTCAACGcagggtaaccccccccccacgctcacCTGGCTGAAGGACGGCGTGCTGGTGGGGACCATCACGGCGGAGGAGGTGTCggtgctggagctggaggaccTGACGCCCCAGAGCGACGGGGTGTACCGCTGCCTAGCGGAGAACGAGCACGGGCGAGCCAGCAGCTCGCTCAACGTCACCGTCGAGT tcgcTCCGGTCTTGCTGGAGGAGTCCAAGTGCACggtggtgagggagggggtcCAGTGCGTCTGCATCGCCTCGGGCAACCCCGAGCCCACGGTGGAGTTCCACCTGCCCGACCTCAACCTCACCGTCAACGAGTCGGAGAGGCGCTTCAGCTTCTACGCGCACACGGACGGCCACACCACCACCGGCATGATCAAGCTCCGGGAAAAGGCCCACCAGGGCGGCGACGGAGGGGCCGGGGTCAACGTGCACTGCAGCGTCAGCAACGTGTACGGCTCCGACACCGTGCgcctggagctgcagcaggaga AGAAGTACATGATGGCGGTAATCGTGGGCACCATTGGTGGAGTGGCGGTGATCGCTTTCATCATCGCAGCCGTGAGATACGTGGGCCGTAACAACAAGAA ggagaaGACGGCGACTACCAGCCGGTGA